In a genomic window of Arvicanthis niloticus isolate mArvNil1 chromosome 8, mArvNil1.pat.X, whole genome shotgun sequence:
- the LOC117713988 gene encoding cathepsin 7-like isoform X2 produces the protein MTPAVFLTILCLGVTLAVPTPDYNLDAEWEEWKRSYGKTYSQEEEKQRRALWEENVKMIKQHTVENGLWMNNFTVEMNEFCDMTGEEIRMMTDGSSLTLNNEKHIQKRNIKIPKTLDWRKEGYVTPVRSQGACGACWAFAVAGSIEGQLFKKTGKLLPLSVQNLVDCSRSFGTMGCKGGRIYNAFQYVKNNGGLEAEVTYPYEAKVRHCRYRPEYSVVKVIRFLVVPRNEEALLNALVNNGPIAVGIDAQHESFKKYTGGIYHEPNCKRDSPNHSMLLVGFGYEGQESEGRKYWLVKNSHGEQWGEKGYMKIPRGQNNYCGIASYAMYPVL, from the exons ATGACTCCTGCAGTCTTTCTGACTATCTTATGCTTGGGAGTGACCTTGGCTGTTCCAACACCTGATTATAATCTGGATGCTGAATGGGAGGAGTGGAAGAGAAGCTATGGGAAGACATACAGCCAA gaggaagaaaaacagaggagAGCATTGTgggaagaaaatgtgaaaatgatCAAACAGCACACAGTAGAGAATGGCCTATGGATGAACAACTTCACTgtagaaatgaatgaattttgTGACATG ACTGGTGAAGAAATAAGAATGATGACAGATGGTTCATCTCTGACTCTGAATAATGAAAAACACATCCAGAAACGCAACATCAAAATTCCCAAAACTTTGGATTGGAGAAAGGAAGGCTATGTGACTCCTGTACGAAGCCAG ggAGCATGTGGTGCCTGTTGGGCTTTTGCTGTGGCTGGTTCCATAGAAGGACAACTGTTCAAAAAAACAGGCAAATTGCTCCCACTGAGTGTTCAGAACCTAGTGGACTGTTCCAGATCTTTTGGCACTATGGGATGTAAAGGAGGCAGGATCTACAATGCTTTCCAGTATGTGAAGAACAATGGAGGTCTGGAGGCTGAGGTAACCTATCCATATGAAGCAAAGGTAA GACACTGCAGGTATCGTCCTGAATATTCTGTTGTTAAGGTCATCCGGTTTTTGGTTGTACCAAGAAATGAAGAAGCCCTACTCAATGCTCTAGTGAATAATGGACCTATTGCTGTTGGAATTGATGCTCAacatgaatcttttaaaaaatacacaggaG GTATATATCATGAGCCAAACTGCAAACGTGATTCTCCCAACCATTCTATGCTGTTGGTTGGCTTTGGCTATGAAGGCCAAGAGTCAGAGGGCAGAAAATATTGGCTGGTAAAAAACAG CCATGGTGAACAATGGGGTGAAAAAGGCTACATGAAGATTCCCAGAGGTCAGAACAACTACTGTGGAATTGCTTCCTATGCCATGTACCCTGTCTTGTGA
- the LOC117713988 gene encoding cathepsin 7-like isoform X1, producing MTPAVFLTILCLGVTLAVPTPDYNLDAEWEEWKRSYGKTYSQEEEKQRRALWEENVKMIKQHTVENGLWMNNFTVEMNEFCDMTGEEIRMMTDGSSLTLNNEKHIQKRNIKIPKTLDWRKEGYVTPVRSQGACGACWAFAVAGSIEGQLFKKTGKLLPLSVQNLVDCSRSFGTMGCKGGRIYNAFQYVKNNGGLEAEVTYPYEAKEGHCRYRPEYSVVKVIRFLVVPRNEEALLNALVNNGPIAVGIDAQHESFKKYTGGIYHEPNCKRDSPNHSMLLVGFGYEGQESEGRKYWLVKNSHGEQWGEKGYMKIPRGQNNYCGIASYAMYPVL from the exons ATGACTCCTGCAGTCTTTCTGACTATCTTATGCTTGGGAGTGACCTTGGCTGTTCCAACACCTGATTATAATCTGGATGCTGAATGGGAGGAGTGGAAGAGAAGCTATGGGAAGACATACAGCCAA gaggaagaaaaacagaggagAGCATTGTgggaagaaaatgtgaaaatgatCAAACAGCACACAGTAGAGAATGGCCTATGGATGAACAACTTCACTgtagaaatgaatgaattttgTGACATG ACTGGTGAAGAAATAAGAATGATGACAGATGGTTCATCTCTGACTCTGAATAATGAAAAACACATCCAGAAACGCAACATCAAAATTCCCAAAACTTTGGATTGGAGAAAGGAAGGCTATGTGACTCCTGTACGAAGCCAG ggAGCATGTGGTGCCTGTTGGGCTTTTGCTGTGGCTGGTTCCATAGAAGGACAACTGTTCAAAAAAACAGGCAAATTGCTCCCACTGAGTGTTCAGAACCTAGTGGACTGTTCCAGATCTTTTGGCACTATGGGATGTAAAGGAGGCAGGATCTACAATGCTTTCCAGTATGTGAAGAACAATGGAGGTCTGGAGGCTGAGGTAACCTATCCATATGAAGCAAAG GAAGGACACTGCAGGTATCGTCCTGAATATTCTGTTGTTAAGGTCATCCGGTTTTTGGTTGTACCAAGAAATGAAGAAGCCCTACTCAATGCTCTAGTGAATAATGGACCTATTGCTGTTGGAATTGATGCTCAacatgaatcttttaaaaaatacacaggaG GTATATATCATGAGCCAAACTGCAAACGTGATTCTCCCAACCATTCTATGCTGTTGGTTGGCTTTGGCTATGAAGGCCAAGAGTCAGAGGGCAGAAAATATTGGCTGGTAAAAAACAG CCATGGTGAACAATGGGGTGAAAAAGGCTACATGAAGATTCCCAGAGGTCAGAACAACTACTGTGGAATTGCTTCCTATGCCATGTACCCTGTCTTGTGA